The Campylobacter concisus genome has a window encoding:
- a CDS encoding MATE family efflux transporter, producing MKNLTNEQRFFSNADLTRLFFPIAVEQFLEYSLGLANSLMAASVSESAVSAVSLVEFVMALFISIFTAIATGGSVVASQYLGSKQSGNARNTADQLIWFSLIFAIFIAIAIILLKDLILDKVFGDIGEQVRSDASHYLVFSAISAPFLAVYAAAAAIFRTMSNAKLPMYIMAAANLLNVLLTAISIYTFHTGVLGIAISTLIARALACFVIVYLLLDIKLKLHIRKSLVYKFDYDIIKKILNIGVPYGFENSMFYVGRIIVLSLVSLFGTASIAANAVGGTIVMFQVLPGMAIGTGLSVVVARCIGANDFNQAKFYVRKSMLSIYIVQLFSTAVVLLLLEPLLRVYNLSSEAINLTRQIVWYHGIAMCLIWPLAYTYPTVFRAVGDAKYPMIVNLACMFACRIVLAYIFALTFDLGMIGTWFAMFADWAVKAVLFVRRYANGTWMKFRAI from the coding sequence TTGAAAAATTTGACAAACGAGCAGAGATTTTTCTCAAATGCCGACCTTACAAGGCTATTTTTCCCTATCGCCGTAGAGCAGTTTTTAGAGTATAGCTTAGGGCTTGCAAACTCGCTAATGGCAGCAAGTGTTAGCGAAAGTGCGGTGAGTGCGGTAAGCCTTGTGGAGTTTGTCATGGCGCTATTTATTAGCATATTTACCGCCATAGCCACTGGTGGCTCGGTGGTCGCTAGCCAGTATCTAGGTAGCAAACAAAGTGGCAACGCTAGAAATACCGCCGATCAGCTAATTTGGTTTAGCCTAATTTTCGCCATCTTTATAGCCATTGCCATCATCCTTTTAAAAGACCTCATCTTAGATAAAGTCTTTGGCGATATCGGCGAGCAAGTGAGGAGCGATGCTAGCCACTATCTCGTTTTCTCCGCCATTTCAGCGCCCTTTCTAGCAGTCTATGCAGCAGCTGCGGCGATCTTTCGCACGATGTCAAACGCAAAGCTACCTATGTATATCATGGCGGCTGCAAATTTACTAAATGTGCTGCTAACTGCCATTAGCATCTACACATTTCACACAGGGGTGCTTGGTATCGCCATTAGCACGCTCATAGCAAGAGCACTTGCTTGCTTCGTCATCGTCTATCTGCTACTTGATATAAAGCTAAAACTTCACATAAGAAAGAGCCTTGTCTATAAATTTGACTACGATATCATCAAGAAAATTTTAAATATCGGCGTGCCTTATGGCTTTGAAAACTCTATGTTTTACGTGGGTCGCATCATCGTTTTGAGCCTTGTTTCGCTCTTTGGCACGGCAAGCATCGCTGCAAATGCCGTGGGCGGGACGATCGTGATGTTTCAGGTACTCCCTGGCATGGCGATAGGCACAGGTCTAAGCGTCGTCGTGGCTAGATGCATCGGCGCAAATGACTTTAATCAGGCTAAATTTTACGTGAGAAAATCGATGCTAAGCATCTACATCGTGCAGCTTTTTAGCACGGCTGTTGTTTTACTACTTCTTGAGCCGCTACTTCGCGTTTATAATCTCTCAAGCGAGGCCATAAATTTAACAAGGCAGATCGTCTGGTATCACGGCATCGCGATGTGCCTCATCTGGCCGCTTGCCTACACCTATCCGACCGTTTTTCGAGCTGTGGGGGACGCAAAATATCCGATGATAGTAAATTTAGCCTGCATGTTTGCCTGCAGGATCGTGCTAGCTTATATTTTTGCGCTCACGTTTGATCTTGGCATGATAGGTACTTGGTTTGCGATGTTTGCCGACTGGGCAGTAAAGGCGGTGCTCTTTGTGCGCAGATACGCAAATGGCACGTGGATGAAATTCCGAGCCATTTAA
- a CDS encoding DMT family transporter → MSSHQLGVLLTLVGGVLWGFSGVCGQYLFSQGISADFLVPYRLLLAGAFIVLYYAFKAKKAVLLPVTDVKLMAELLTYALLGLMMTQYAYFYSIELSNAAVATVIQYTAPVLILAIICLKERRAPRPLEILALLCAMLGVFFLATHAQISALVISPEALFWCLVSAVCVCVYNLAPARLNAKYSVTLTLGWGMVIGGVVLCLYMRVWEFAGLSGTAQWLAFLAVITLGTIFAFSFYMTGVKLIGASKASMIACIEPLSAAFFGYFWLGTKFVFWDFLGFALIISCIFLLSKKRDDISSAN, encoded by the coding sequence ATGTCCAGCCATCAACTTGGAGTGCTTCTTACGCTAGTTGGTGGCGTGCTTTGGGGATTTAGCGGAGTTTGTGGGCAGTATCTCTTCTCGCAGGGCATTAGCGCTGATTTTTTAGTGCCTTATAGGCTCTTGCTAGCTGGCGCTTTTATCGTGCTCTATTACGCTTTTAAGGCTAAAAAGGCCGTTCTTTTGCCAGTTACTGACGTAAAACTGATGGCTGAGCTTCTCACATACGCCCTGCTTGGACTTATGATGACGCAGTATGCTTACTTTTACTCGATCGAGCTCTCAAACGCCGCAGTTGCGACCGTCATTCAATACACCGCTCCAGTTCTCATCCTAGCCATCATCTGCCTAAAAGAGAGGCGAGCGCCAAGACCGCTTGAAATTTTAGCCCTACTTTGCGCGATGCTTGGCGTCTTTTTTCTTGCTACGCACGCGCAAATTTCAGCCCTTGTCATCTCACCAGAAGCGCTATTTTGGTGCTTAGTAAGTGCTGTTTGTGTCTGCGTTTATAACCTAGCTCCCGCAAGGCTAAATGCCAAATACTCAGTCACGCTCACGCTTGGCTGGGGCATGGTGATAGGCGGCGTGGTGCTTTGCCTTTATATGAGAGTGTGGGAGTTTGCAGGGCTTAGTGGCACGGCGCAGTGGCTGGCATTTCTCGCCGTTATCACGCTTGGCACGATATTTGCATTTAGCTTTTATATGACTGGGGTTAAGCTCATAGGCGCCTCAAAGGCTAGCATGATAGCCTGCATAGAGCCACTAAGTGCCGCGTTTTTTGGCTACTTTTGGCTTGGGACGAAATTTGTCTTTTGGGACTTTTTAGGCTTTGCCCTCATCATATCATGCATATTTTTACTTTCAAAGAAGAGAGATGATATATCTAGCGCAAACTGA
- a CDS encoding retention module-containing protein, protein MSNEIAVVKSISGEGAKAINNLGETRELHVGDIVYSGEKIVTDDANSKITIATTNGKEATLIGKDSLNLDQNLFGTENSGGKTIASIDDLQKAILSGKDLNALEETAAGGNAGGNASGDGVSLGEARFAEGGHYSNINENFRNLNDSGRNFEAPISSVSGYADGATGADVITPVVPVSVVSIRAGQDAREENAYSFGDSKYLTFDFSLNSALSVTPTTLNLNFSGVRGKDYDDGYYSLDGGLNWFMLTSDQIYLNDPNDIANLKVRYHVLNDYGQTPGYQNEGEMVKDLGADIAAGIKNFGDYRREVSLSITSDNSEILTTSTKSGIIDDDNNFFIDQDVEGINLDTKTGDETLVVAAKVKDSYIKEGYYGDNKLTLQGATLDNTFIETGEKDDILIKDSELKNGSRINAGIGEDHVVIDHSKITDSVIDVGTSDLYSDPLGLSKVQTINIVNNSLLTNARIYGPGIFGSMSGPGPIELNLEKGSDAVNLTVDSGRSKDIINIHSNITATSLGYSSMATQGGDDIINIDSGAKIENTTIYAQVGNDTININNATISHSYISTDGHAGISAIDKDTFNLSEVTIKNGAKLEGGLDTDTFNIENITVDQNGYGGDSFALNGDSGNDIFNIRGTIDGKFNDARVGYLSEVISGGDGDDTVNFEGGSVVNYSKIYGEWSGYIGNDTFNIKSGATLNNSMICGMDGNDTFNIKSGATLNDTQIYGDDYKNEWGATGNDIVNVEKGAVLNNVSIDGGSGEDTLIVRENNIDFSKVKNFEKLSLGGDVQSDGSIADSESANLRLSAANVKDILRDTGKTVLKIDGDSSDRLELDGFDEHSAVSAGGYTKYASLDGTISIEIKDEVVSSF, encoded by the coding sequence ATGTCAAACGAGATCGCAGTAGTAAAAAGTATATCTGGTGAGGGTGCAAAAGCTATAAATAACTTGGGTGAGACAAGAGAACTTCACGTAGGAGATATAGTTTATAGTGGCGAAAAGATAGTGACTGATGATGCTAACTCTAAGATAACGATCGCTACAACTAATGGTAAAGAGGCAACCTTAATAGGCAAAGATAGCCTAAATTTGGATCAAAATTTATTTGGTACTGAAAACTCAGGTGGCAAAACTATAGCCAGTATAGATGACTTACAAAAGGCGATTTTAAGCGGTAAAGACCTAAACGCACTTGAAGAGACCGCAGCTGGTGGAAATGCTGGTGGAAATGCTAGTGGTGATGGGGTGAGTCTTGGTGAGGCTAGATTTGCCGAGGGCGGACACTACTCAAATATCAATGAAAATTTTAGAAATTTAAATGACTCTGGTAGAAATTTTGAAGCACCTATAAGCTCGGTTAGCGGTTATGCTGATGGAGCTACTGGTGCTGATGTGATAACACCTGTAGTGCCAGTATCTGTTGTCTCTATAAGAGCAGGGCAAGATGCAAGAGAAGAAAATGCATATAGTTTTGGCGATAGTAAATATCTTACTTTTGATTTTTCACTTAATTCAGCCCTAAGCGTTACGCCAACTACTTTAAATTTAAATTTTAGCGGTGTGAGAGGCAAAGATTATGATGACGGTTACTACTCTCTTGACGGTGGGCTAAACTGGTTTATGTTAACTAGTGATCAGATATATCTTAATGATCCAAATGATATTGCAAATTTGAAAGTCAGGTACCATGTCTTAAATGACTATGGACAAACTCCAGGATATCAAAACGAAGGCGAAATGGTAAAAGACTTAGGGGCGGATATCGCAGCTGGTATTAAAAATTTTGGAGATTATAGAAGAGAGGTTAGTCTAAGCATCACTAGCGATAATAGTGAAATTTTAACTACTAGCACGAAAAGCGGGATAATAGACGATGATAATAACTTTTTTATAGATCAAGATGTAGAAGGCATAAATTTAGATACAAAAACTGGCGATGAGACTCTGGTAGTTGCTGCAAAAGTTAAGGACTCATATATAAAAGAGGGCTATTACGGCGATAATAAGCTAACTCTTCAAGGCGCAACACTAGATAATACTTTTATAGAAACAGGTGAAAAAGATGATATCTTGATAAAAGACTCTGAGCTAAAAAATGGTTCACGGATAAATGCTGGTATAGGCGAAGATCATGTGGTGATAGATCATTCAAAGATCACTGATAGTGTTATAGATGTCGGAACTAGTGATCTGTACTCTGATCCACTCGGACTTAGTAAAGTACAAACGATAAATATAGTAAATAACTCACTTTTAACAAATGCTAGGATATATGGTCCTGGTATCTTTGGATCGATGTCCGGTCCTGGTCCAATTGAGTTAAATCTTGAAAAAGGATCAGATGCTGTGAATTTAACTGTAGATAGCGGCAGAAGTAAAGACATTATAAATATTCACTCTAATATTACCGCTACATCACTTGGGTATAGCAGTATGGCAACACAAGGTGGTGATGACATTATAAATATAGATAGTGGTGCAAAGATAGAAAATACAACAATATATGCACAAGTTGGTAATGACACTATAAATATCAATAATGCGACAATTAGCCATAGTTACATCAGCACAGATGGTCATGCTGGTATCTCTGCGATAGATAAAGACACTTTTAACCTTAGTGAAGTGACAATAAAAAATGGTGCAAAGCTTGAGGGTGGACTAGATACAGATACTTTTAATATAGAAAATATCACTGTGGATCAAAATGGGTATGGTGGTGACTCTTTTGCTCTTAACGGTGATAGTGGTAATGACATTTTCAATATAAGAGGCACTATCGATGGAAAATTTAACGATGCTAGGGTAGGGTATTTATCTGAAGTTATCTCTGGCGGAGATGGTGATGATACAGTAAATTTTGAAGGTGGCTCGGTTGTGAACTACTCTAAAATTTATGGAGAATGGAGTGGCTATATCGGCAATGATACGTTTAATATAAAAAGTGGTGCTACTTTAAATAACTCTATGATATGTGGTATGGATGGCAATGATACGTTTAATATAAAAAGTGGTGCTACGTTAAACGATACGCAAATTTATGGCGATGATTACAAAAATGAATGGGGTGCAACTGGCAACGATATCGTAAATGTGGAAAAAGGTGCAGTTTTAAATAATGTCTCTATCGATGGTGGAAGCGGTGAAGATACGTTGATAGTTCGAGAAAATAACATCGACTTTTCAAAGGTTAAAAATTTCGAAAAACTATCTCTTGGTGGAGATGTGCAAAGCGATGGTAGTATAGCGGATAGCGAGAGTGCAAATTTGAGACTAAGTGCTGCCAATGTTAAAGACATTTTGCGTGATACTGGAAAGACAGTATTAAAGATAGATGGCGATAGTAGCGACAGGCTTGAGCTTGATGGCTTTGATGAGCACTCAGCTGTAAGTGCTGGAGGCTACACGAAGTATGCAAGCCTTGATGGTACCATAAGCATAGAGATCAAAGACGAAGTTGTTTCAAGTTTCTGA
- a CDS encoding Sua5 YciO YrdC YwlC family protein, whose protein sequence is MIYLAQTDTTAGFLSKDYMEINHAKMRSEGKPCLITTAKFSVLRGLARAPKKYKNFIRRSRKTTFLYPNLKAIRVVKGCEHERFLSKFDWLYSSSANKNGMKFDEVWARSVADEVVDELFFEDRPSKIYKISKSKLKKIR, encoded by the coding sequence ATGATATATCTAGCGCAAACTGACACGACAGCTGGCTTTTTAAGCAAAGACTACATGGAGATAAATCACGCCAAAATGCGAAGTGAAGGCAAACCTTGCCTTATCACGACGGCTAAATTTAGCGTTTTACGTGGGCTTGCTAGAGCGCCAAAAAAGTATAAAAATTTCATCCGCCGCTCGAGAAAAACGACATTTTTATATCCAAATTTAAAGGCGATTAGGGTCGTAAAAGGGTGCGAACATGAGAGATTCTTAAGCAAATTTGACTGGCTTTACTCAAGCAGCGCAAACAAAAATGGTATGAAATTTGACGAAGTTTGGGCTAGAAGCGTGGCTGATGAAGTTGTTGATGAACTATTTTTTGAAGATAGGCCATCAAAAATTTATAAAATTTCAAAGTCAAAACTAAAAAAGATCCGCTAA
- a CDS encoding CsgG/HfaB family protein, whose translation MKNVLKFSAALVIAALFAGCASESSRVVETPKVASYGSVYNGKKVSVSIGRFNNQSNYGNGVFSDNEDRLGNQAQSILITNLQQSGRFSVLERSNMSVLKQESELSKEAQNLKGSRYVITGDVTEFGRKTTGDHQLFGILGKGKKQTAYSKVNLNVVDTKTAEVVYSVSGAGEYTLSNREIIGFGGTAGYDSTLNGKVLSLAIVEAVNNLVNGIESGAWQVK comes from the coding sequence ATGAAAAATGTTTTAAAATTTAGTGCAGCTCTAGTGATAGCAGCACTTTTTGCTGGATGTGCAAGCGAGAGCTCAAGAGTGGTAGAAACTCCAAAAGTAGCAAGCTACGGCTCAGTTTATAACGGCAAAAAAGTCTCAGTTTCTATTGGCCGCTTTAATAACCAATCAAACTACGGTAATGGCGTTTTTAGTGATAACGAGGATAGACTTGGCAACCAAGCTCAAAGCATCCTAATTACAAATTTACAGCAAAGCGGTAGATTTTCGGTGCTTGAAAGATCAAATATGTCAGTCCTCAAACAAGAGAGCGAGCTAAGCAAAGAGGCTCAAAATTTAAAAGGCTCAAGATATGTGATAACTGGCGATGTGACTGAGTTTGGACGCAAAACAACAGGCGATCACCAGCTATTTGGCATACTTGGCAAAGGCAAAAAGCAAACCGCCTACTCAAAGGTAAATTTAAACGTTGTCGATACCAAAACGGCTGAGGTTGTATATTCTGTTAGTGGTGCTGGCGAATACACCCTTTCAAATAGAGAAATAATCGGCTTTGGCGGCACCGCAGGATACGACTCTACGCTAAATGGCAAGGTGCTAAGCCTAGCGATAGTTGAAGCGGTAAATAACCTAGTAAATGGCATAGAAAGCGGAGCATGGCAAGTAAAATAA
- a CDS encoding DUF4810 domain-containing protein, translating to MASKIKLACLGALALLVAGCSNASGPRSLYYWDGTYSSSLYSYLNEDGDATEQISRLENLVQNSTQRGYKVAPGLYAHLGLLYLNNGNLGAANANFDKEVQNFPESREFINFIKGSKKFNPEKAEQKRGSKR from the coding sequence ATGGCAAGTAAAATAAAGCTCGCCTGCCTTGGCGCTCTTGCGCTCTTAGTTGCAGGGTGTAGCAACGCAAGTGGTCCAAGGTCGCTTTACTACTGGGACGGCACATATAGCAGCTCGCTATATAGCTATCTAAACGAAGATGGCGACGCAACCGAGCAAATTTCACGCTTAGAAAATTTAGTGCAAAACTCAACCCAAAGGGGCTACAAGGTTGCCCCAGGGCTTTATGCACACCTTGGACTTTTATACTTAAATAATGGAAATTTAGGCGCTGCAAATGCGAATTTTGACAAAGAGGTGCAAAATTTCCCAGAGTCAAGAGAATTTATAAATTTCATCAAAGGCTCTAAAAAATTTAACCCCGAAAAAGCAGAGCAAAAAAGAGGGAGCAAAAGATGA
- a CDS encoding DUF799 domain-containing protein, with product MKNSLKFIAVTLLALFFAGCSFKEPEPYDYSAFLQKKPRSILVLMPTNDSTEVSGSAAVLANSVAPLSEAGYYVFPVALVNDTFKQNGITEPSEIAAVPLNKLDKIFHADSVLYINIKDYGTSYVVVSSSTKVVLEAKLVDIKSGATLWQGEAAAAEDSGSGQNSLLGMLVSAVITQVANTISDRSYDLAARADAYLFSRNCHDCILYGPYSPHYGKDAQLHKDR from the coding sequence ATGAAAAATAGCCTGAAATTTATAGCTGTGACGCTTCTTGCGCTGTTTTTTGCGGGTTGTTCTTTCAAAGAGCCTGAGCCATACGACTACTCGGCTTTTTTACAAAAAAAGCCACGCTCCATCCTAGTGCTCATGCCAACAAACGATAGCACCGAGGTAAGCGGCTCGGCAGCGGTTTTGGCTAACTCAGTAGCCCCACTTAGCGAGGCTGGATACTATGTATTTCCAGTGGCTCTTGTAAATGATACATTTAAGCAAAATGGCATCACTGAGCCAAGCGAGATCGCAGCCGTGCCACTAAATAAGCTTGATAAAATTTTTCATGCCGATAGCGTGCTTTACATCAACATAAAAGACTACGGCACAAGCTACGTCGTGGTCTCAAGTTCTACAAAGGTAGTGCTTGAGGCAAAGCTAGTCGATATAAAAAGCGGTGCGACGCTCTGGCAGGGCGAGGCAGCAGCCGCAGAGGATAGCGGCAGCGGGCAAAACAGCCTGCTTGGCATGCTAGTCTCAGCCGTCATCACACAGGTGGCAAACACCATCTCAGATAGATCATACGACCTAGCAGCAAGAGCCGATGCCTACCTCTTTTCTAGAAACTGCCATGACTGCATACTTTATGGGCCATATTCGCCTCACTACGGCAAAGACGCCCAGCTACATAAAGATAGATAA
- a CDS encoding DNA-deoxyinosine glycosylase, whose amino-acid sequence MSQTHPFKPIFDKNSKILILGSFPSVISRKFGFYYTNPQNRFWRVLAGVLNAPLPESTDEKIKFLLSHHIAIYDAAISCEIEGSSDAKMTAVVPANLKPIFKEANIMQVYANGGKAYEICKKYLKDEIIKATKNEVIKLPSTSPANAKFSLEKLAKKWSMIVRELE is encoded by the coding sequence ATGAGCCAAACGCACCCTTTTAAGCCAATCTTTGATAAAAACTCTAAAATTTTAATCCTAGGCTCTTTTCCCTCTGTCATCTCTCGTAAATTTGGCTTTTACTATACAAATCCGCAAAACCGCTTTTGGCGAGTGCTGGCTGGGGTCTTAAACGCTCCGCTGCCAGAAAGCACGGATGAAAAGATAAAATTTCTACTCTCTCATCACATCGCGATATATGACGCGGCGATATCATGCGAGATAGAGGGCTCAAGCGACGCTAAAATGACCGCCGTTGTGCCTGCAAATTTAAAGCCGATATTTAAAGAGGCAAATATCATGCAAGTCTATGCAAACGGCGGCAAAGCTTATGAAATTTGCAAAAAATACTTAAAAGATGAGATCATAAAAGCAACAAAAAACGAGGTGATAAAACTACCATCAACCAGCCCTGCAAATGCTAAATTTAGCCTTGAAAAGCTTGCAAAAAAATGGTCGATGATAGTTAGGGAATTAGAATAG
- a CDS encoding acetyl-CoA carboxylase biotin carboxylase subunit, whose amino-acid sequence MELKRILIANRGEIALRALRTIKEMGKEAVVVYSTADKDALYVKYADVAICIGKERSSDSYLNIPAIISAAEISEADAIFPGYGFLSENQNFVEICSHHKIKFIGPSVAAMALMSDKSKAKQVMQRAGVPVIPGSDGAVADTKAAKELAKKIGYPVILKAAAGGGGRGMRVVEKEADLEKAFWSAESEAMSAFGDGTMYMEKYILNPRHIEVQIIGDSHGNVLHIGERDCSMQRRHQKLIEESPAILLDEKTRERLHETAIKAAKAIGYEGAGTFEFLVDKNLDFYFIEMNTRLQVEHTVSEMVSGLDIIELMIKVAEGEKLPSQKSIELKGHAIECRITAEDPNTFTPCPGKITKYVCPGGRNVRMDSHIYQDYSIPPYYDSMIGKLVVWDTDRNRAIHKMKVALDQLIISGIKTTKDFHIAMMENKDFLSNNYDTNYLSRH is encoded by the coding sequence ATGGAATTAAAAAGAATTTTAATCGCAAACCGCGGTGAGATCGCTCTTCGTGCTTTGCGAACGATAAAGGAGATGGGTAAAGAAGCCGTTGTAGTTTATTCAACCGCTGACAAAGACGCGCTTTATGTAAAATATGCCGACGTGGCCATCTGCATCGGTAAAGAGCGCTCAAGTGACAGCTACCTAAATATCCCAGCTATCATAAGCGCAGCTGAGATCAGCGAAGCAGACGCTATCTTCCCAGGTTATGGCTTTTTAAGTGAAAATCAAAATTTCGTTGAAATTTGCTCACACCACAAGATCAAATTCATTGGACCAAGCGTTGCTGCGATGGCTTTGATGAGCGATAAGAGCAAGGCAAAACAGGTCATGCAAAGAGCTGGCGTGCCAGTCATCCCTGGCTCAGACGGCGCTGTGGCTGATACAAAAGCTGCAAAAGAGCTAGCTAAAAAGATAGGCTACCCCGTCATACTAAAAGCTGCGGCAGGTGGTGGCGGACGCGGTATGCGCGTGGTTGAAAAAGAGGCTGATTTAGAAAAAGCATTTTGGTCTGCTGAGAGCGAGGCGATGAGTGCATTTGGCGATGGCACAATGTATATGGAAAAATACATCCTAAATCCACGCCACATCGAGGTTCAAATCATCGGCGATAGCCACGGCAACGTGCTTCACATAGGCGAGCGCGACTGCTCTATGCAGCGCCGTCACCAAAAACTGATCGAAGAGAGCCCAGCCATCTTGCTTGATGAAAAAACAAGAGAGAGGCTACATGAAACTGCCATAAAAGCGGCAAAAGCGATCGGCTACGAGGGAGCAGGTACGTTTGAGTTTTTGGTTGATAAAAATTTAGACTTTTACTTCATCGAGATGAACACAAGGCTTCAAGTCGAGCACACAGTAAGCGAAATGGTAAGCGGACTTGATATCATCGAGCTTATGATAAAAGTGGCTGAGGGCGAAAAGCTACCGTCACAAAAGAGCATAGAGCTAAAAGGCCATGCGATCGAGTGCAGGATCACAGCTGAGGATCCAAACACCTTCACTCCATGCCCTGGCAAGATCACAAAATATGTCTGCCCAGGCGGCCGCAACGTGAGAATGGATAGCCACATCTACCAAGACTACTCTATACCGCCGTATTATGACAGTATGATCGGCAAGCTCGTAGTTTGGGACACTGATAGAAACAGAGCAATCCACAAGATGAAAGTAGCTCTTGATCAGCTCATAATAAGTGGCATCAAAACAACAAAAGACTTTCATATCGCCATGATGGAAAACAAAGACTTTTTAAGCAACAACTACGATACAAACTATCTTTCAAGACATTAA